In a single window of the Streptomyces cinnabarinus genome:
- the ehuC gene encoding ectoine/hydroxyectoine ABC transporter permease subunit EhuC: protein MTSGLWELVLKGVWVTVQLLVLSALLAAAVSFVVGIARTHRLWIVRFLAGFYTEVFRGTSALVMIFWVFFVLPPAFGWQLVPLWAGTLALGLTYGAYGSEIVRGALNAVDPAQKEGGIALSFTPWQRMRLILLPQAVPEMIPPFSNLLIELLKGTALVSVMGMGDLAFSGNLVRLALQESAEIYTYILLVYFVIAFALTRVMRGLEKKLKAGVGKRPEKKVVVAEPVGGGVS from the coding sequence ATGACGTCAGGACTCTGGGAACTCGTACTCAAGGGTGTCTGGGTCACGGTCCAGCTCCTGGTGCTCAGCGCGCTGCTGGCCGCGGCCGTCTCCTTCGTGGTCGGCATCGCCCGCACCCACCGGCTGTGGATCGTGCGCTTCCTCGCGGGCTTCTACACCGAGGTGTTCCGCGGGACCTCCGCGCTGGTGATGATCTTCTGGGTGTTCTTCGTGCTGCCGCCGGCCTTCGGCTGGCAGCTGGTGCCCCTGTGGGCAGGCACCCTCGCCCTCGGCCTCACCTACGGCGCCTACGGCTCGGAGATCGTGCGCGGCGCGCTGAACGCGGTCGACCCGGCGCAGAAGGAGGGCGGCATCGCGCTCAGCTTCACGCCCTGGCAGCGGATGCGGCTGATCCTGCTGCCGCAGGCGGTGCCGGAGATGATCCCGCCCTTCTCCAACCTGCTGATCGAGCTGCTCAAGGGCACCGCGCTGGTGTCGGTGATGGGCATGGGCGACCTCGCCTTCAGCGGCAACCTGGTGCGCCTCGCGCTCCAGGAGAGCGCCGAGATCTACACGTACATCCTGCTCGTCTACTTCGTGATCGCCTTCGCCCTGACCCGGGTGATGCGCGGTCTGGAGAAGAAGCTCAAGGCCGGGGTCGGCAAGCGGCCCGAGAAGAAAGTCGTCGTTGCCGAGCCGGTGGGCGGTGGTGTGTCGTG